From Schistocerca americana isolate TAMUIC-IGC-003095 chromosome 9, iqSchAmer2.1, whole genome shotgun sequence, the proteins below share one genomic window:
- the LOC124551062 gene encoding longitudinals lacking protein-like, translating to MEANGNVCLRWNNHQSTVLSVFETLLDSGTLVDCTIAAEGRCLKAHRVILSSCSPFFALLFSQHYEKHPIVVLKDIRFQELRAVVDYMYRGEVSISQDQLGGLLQAAKLLQIKGLSDSCEGRGDGKVEVDKTKEMCSSVLQSGAAVEQSAEPATVTQFPPDTDVVDLSDDSLPSPDAQETLSTKEQNTSPINCALRASHSLSARHENKIGNSSSATENHLSTLHGTSNEPQVSSTISAHALTPLTSAAFPKSVLENNLPDVPENKTDRIKCENTLLPKAASEQTAVTLKGPLQKPGTLTETPVKSESELMDTDDNFADDVSRNFTFNDVDCAVHREQQSPSDRANFLSEGMSIESVVDWTCDIYSGLPQSKRPCFSRCRVCGKVYKYNRNLTKHLKYECGKEPQFRCPYCPARYTQNGTLRKHLEKHHQSSESVK from the coding sequence ATGGAAGCAAATGGTAATGTATGTTTGAGGTGGAACAACCACCAGAGTACAGTACTTTCTGTCTTTGAAACCCTTTTAGACAGCGGAACACTTGTCGACTGCACTATCGCAGCCGAAGGTCGTTGCTTGAAAGCTCACCGAGTGATCCTCTCATCGTGTAGCCCTTTCTTTGCACTGTTGTTCAGCCAGCACTATGAGAAACACCCGATAGTTGTACTGAAAGACATCAGATTTCAGGAACTGAGAGCTGTGGTGGATTACATGTACCGTGGTGAGGTCAGCATTTCCCAGGATCAGCTGGGAGGTCTCCTGCAGGCGGCAAAGTTGCTGCAAATAAAAGGCTTGTCAGACAGTTGTGAGGGTAGAGGAGATGGGAAGGTGGAAGTGGACAAAACTAAGGAAATGTGCTCTTCGGtcctacagagtggtgcagcagttGAGCAATCTGCAGAACCTGCAACAGTCACTCAGTTCCCACCAGACACAGACGTAGTTGATCTATCAGATGACAGTTTACCATCTCCTGACGCACAGGAAACTCTCAGTACAAAAGAACAAAATACGTCACCAATCAATTGTGCTCTCAGGGCTTCACACAGTTTATCTGCTCGCCATGAGAACAAAATTGGGAATAGTTCTTCTGCAACTGAAAATCACCTAAGCACTCTACACGGCACATCCAATGAACCACAGGTTAGTTCAACGATTTCAGCACATGCTTTAACACCGTTGACTTCTGCAGCATTTCCAAAGTCCGTGCTGGAAAATAACTTGCCAGATGTTCCAGAGAACAAGACTGATAGAATAAAATGTGAAAATACTCTACTGCCAAAAGCAGCTTCAGAGCAGACAGCAGTCACATTAAAAGGTCCTCTCCAGAAACCAGGAACACTTACAGAAACACCAGTTAAAAGTGAAAGTGAGTTAATGGACACTGACGACAACTTTGCTGATGATGTTTCGCGTAATTTTACATTTAATGATGTGGACTGTGCAGTGCACCGAGAACAGCAGTCACCTAGTGACAGGGCGAACTTTCTCAGTGAGGGAATGAGTATTGAAAGTGTGGTCGACTGGACGTGTGACATTTATTCGGGCCTCCCCCAGTCAAAAAGACCTTGTTTCTCTAGGTGCAGAGTTTGTGGCAAGGTGTACAAGTACAACAGGaatttaacaaaacatttaaaatatgaATGTGGGAAAGAACCACAGTTTCGTTGTCCATACTGTCCAGCAAGGTATACTCAGAATGGAACACTGAGGAAGCACCTTGAAAAACATCATCAAAGTAGTGAGAGTGTCAAGTAA